The Poecilia reticulata strain Guanapo unplaced genomic scaffold, Guppy_female_1.0+MT scaffold_1418, whole genome shotgun sequence genome segment aatttttacaTAACATGTCTCCTTTCAAAGTTCAAGAATAtcaactgtatttattttttatattaatatctAAAGCAGCACTTAGTTCTACGGTTGTATTTTTTGCCTTCCACTCTTTATTCTTATCACCTACTGTATGTCAAAATCATACAGATTGTACGCAACGACTATTAATTGGAAATGTATTAATTtccaattaataatttttttaaaaaaataactagtAAAGATTATTCTGACCTGATCTGTGCCAGCCAAAGGTTATGGTTTTGGTGGGCGGTCTGGAGGAGATCCACAGGGAGAACAGGCTCACCATCATGCTCCCAAAGTCGGTGAGCAGGTGGGCGGCGTCGGTCATGATGGCCAGGCTGTGAGCCAGGTAGCCTCCTGTTTGAAACAAACTCAGCCTGTAGATGCTTGACAGAATCCTCTGAGTAATAAACTAAACGTTAAACAGCGGCTTTCTGTGGTGATTAAACATGCAGTTTAAGAGCTTAATAGTTAGGATGTAGCCTCAGGTTTTACTCTTTTATTGCAAGTCGCTTTGAATGTTTCAGCAGTCAGCAAAGGAATGTCAGCCAGTTTACACACTTAGCAACAAAGTTAACTTTTTACAGAATTGCACATGCTGCATaacctttaaaatgtgtatttttgtcgTTTTGTCACACAATTTGTGCATACCTTTAgtttatattattaaaatgtctgtgcTTACACAGAATCTAACGCACTGAACAGTTTGTGCACTAAATAAAGATGATCAGAAACCATTTCCTTTTGCAAATCAAACTTATACTCCCAGGTTTAAGTGGAACCTGATGTGCGGCCAAATTATGGCATGAAATTGATgcatctgtaaaacattttgtatcttATTTTGCAGAGAAAGTGCTATTTCCAGTCCTACACAATGACACCTTGTCCTGTTTGGTTATGCAGCACTAACACacatagaaacaaacaaaaacaaccacagccAGCTGTAATTGAAACAACACCAGGTTTAATCAAATTTCAGATGGAGGAAAACCAGGAAATCAGTGAAGCTCAACCAATTACCTGTCTGTCAGGGCAAGTTCCTTTTGTTAGATTACAAAGATCTAAACCAAGATCACGAAACAGCAAAGTGTTTCTGGACTCCAGAAGCTATTACTGCACTGGTTTCCACTGGGGACGGCTGTCAGGACCAATCAAGCTTCCAGGGAAAGAAGATTTTCTTCTGCTGTGCTTTTATTGGAGATGTACCTCCACTATTTATGAGCTAGTAAAGAAGTAAAGtctgagtaaaacaaaatgaattaaagtaaaCCTATAAAAAGGTGTGCTTTTGGTATAAATAtgtcttaaaaacataaaataagaacTTAATTGGTCACCAAAATTATCCAGTTTTCAACAAGACGTGATTGCtctaaaaaatattgttttttatatatttaaatacgTCGTAATTTATTATTTGGACAGTGaaactgttacattttcaccaaaatcTTTCGGTGTAATTTCTGAAGTTGTAAACTTTTTACCGATGACCTCTCCGATCATGAAGACGAGGCAGACTGCAGAAGCGATGTAGAGTTTCTTCTTGGCCAGCAGCTTGTCGCCGCTTTCCTCGCCAACCAGAGTTTTGGGGAAATGGCAGTGTGCACCAACGTGCCGCTTCAGCTCCATAGCACCGGACATCCCTCCGTTTTTTAAAGGGAAGTCTTGGTAGTGCTCTTTGGAGTCTGCGAAGGAGCTAAGAGGACGCAGAAACAGAGTCAAACATGTTTGTctataagtttttgtttttataagtaGACAATGTTTTTATATCACACTGAACTTCACCAAGTTGGGTTATAATGTGTCTTGTAATGGCAGCAAATCTACAGTGCATTAGGTGTTGACACCATTGATTTTCTT includes the following:
- the LOC103461419 gene encoding zinc transporter 2-like; this translates as MSGAMELKRHVGAHCHFPKTLVGEESGDKLLAKKKLYIASAVCLVFMIGEVIGGYLAHSLAIMTDAAHLLTDFGSMMVSLFSLWISSRPPTKTITFGWHRS